In one window of Pseudodesulfovibrio sediminis DNA:
- a CDS encoding TusE/DsrC/DsvC family sulfur relay protein translates to MAVVEFQGSSFEVDEDGFLQKFEDWTPLWVDYVKDSEGIKDISEDHQKVIDFLQDYYKKNGIAPMVRILSKVTGFKLKQIYELFPSGPGKGACKMAGLPKPTGCV, encoded by the coding sequence ATGGCTGTTGTTGAATTTCAAGGCTCTTCTTTTGAGGTTGACGAAGACGGTTTCCTGCAGAAATTTGAAGACTGGACACCGCTTTGGGTTGACTACGTCAAAGATTCTGAAGGCATCAAAGACATTTCTGAAGATCACCAGAAAGTCATCGACTTTCTGCAGGACTACTACAAGAAGAACGGCATCGCACCGATGGTCCGTATTCTGTCCAAAGTCACCGGCTTCAAGCTGAAGCAGATCTACGAACTGTTCCCGTCCGGACCTGGTAAAGGCGCCTGTAAAATGGCTGGCCTGCCCAAGCCCACCGGTTGCGTTTAG
- a CDS encoding DUF1385 domain-containing protein, whose amino-acid sequence MAAPQAVGGQAVIEGVMMRAKDKLAIAIRKPDGEIVTEIRPWFTMVRHPLLKKPFLRGFPVLMETMVNGIKALNFSAMQAADDGDEDGGELTSWHLLLTMVLALGAALGLFVVLPHFLSVGMEYLGWAGDVDSLSFHAWDGAIKMFVFVSYILAISYIPDIRRVFQYHGAEHKVIWTWEEGRELSPDSTRFYSRLHPRCGTAFLLFVLVVSILLYAVLVPYLLTFFTPENFIVKHLYIVGMKLILMVPVSCVAYEMIKFAGKYSKNSLCKLMCWPGLMMQMLTTKEPDDSQLEVAIAALKCAVNPEEC is encoded by the coding sequence ATGGCTGCGCCTCAGGCAGTGGGTGGTCAGGCTGTGATCGAAGGTGTTATGATGCGCGCCAAGGATAAACTGGCCATAGCCATTCGAAAGCCTGATGGTGAAATAGTCACCGAGATACGGCCCTGGTTCACTATGGTTCGTCATCCCTTGCTCAAGAAACCCTTCCTTCGCGGTTTCCCCGTTCTTATGGAGACCATGGTCAATGGAATCAAGGCGCTCAATTTTTCCGCAATGCAGGCCGCTGATGACGGAGATGAAGATGGAGGCGAACTGACTTCCTGGCATTTGCTGCTGACTATGGTCTTGGCATTGGGAGCCGCTCTTGGATTGTTCGTTGTCCTTCCGCATTTTCTGTCTGTGGGTATGGAATATCTTGGCTGGGCCGGCGATGTGGATTCATTGAGCTTCCATGCCTGGGACGGTGCCATCAAGATGTTCGTTTTCGTGTCCTACATTCTGGCCATTTCATATATACCGGATATCCGTCGCGTTTTTCAGTACCATGGTGCAGAGCACAAGGTGATCTGGACCTGGGAAGAGGGCAGGGAGCTTTCTCCCGATTCCACGCGTTTTTATAGTCGTTTGCATCCTCGTTGCGGTACAGCTTTTTTGTTGTTCGTGCTGGTTGTTTCCATTCTTCTGTATGCCGTGCTTGTCCCGTATCTCCTGACGTTCTTCACACCGGAAAATTTCATTGTTAAGCATCTTTATATTGTCGGTATGAAACTCATCCTTATGGTGCCAGTCAGTTGTGTGGCCTATGAGATGATCAAATTCGCCGGCAAATACAGCAAGAATTCCCTGTGCAAGCTTATGTGCTGGCCCGGGTTGATGATGCAGATGCTGACCACCAAGGAACCTGACGACAGCCAGCTTGAAGTGGCCATTGCTGCTTTGAAGTGCGCTGTGAACCCAGAGGAGTGCTAA
- the flhA gene encoding flagellar biosynthesis protein FlhA — protein MAQSSNKSLVPQIDYSKFAKSGDILLASGVVTILFVMLIPLPTPFIDFMLTVSISLGLVILVTAMFMTSPLEFSIFPSLLLVTTLLRLALNVATTRAILLHGDEGSSAAGSVIESFGEFVVGGNYVIGIVIFMILFILNKTVIVSGTTRIAEVAARFTLDAMPGKQMAVEADLNAGLIDEKEANEKREYMRREADFYGAMDGAGKFVSGDVKAGLMITGINLIGGFLIGIIQKDMQWMDAAQTYTLLTIGDGLVATIPSLIISTSAGIIVSRAAAEAKMGEEFIGQLSFHHRALKLVSVILVIFGIVPGMPTIPFLTLAVIVFGVGYFSAKQQEELGLHEEEHEQKDVGTLDTPEEVQALLPLDQLELEVGYGLIPLVDEEQSGNLLSRIRSIRRQFALDMGVVVPSLHLRDNLQLKPGEYRVLIKGNPVASAELLIDHYLAMDPGDAKHRIQGVETVEPAFNLPAVWIPEAQKEEAMLAGYTVVDPSTVIATHLTEVFRHNLHEFLGRQETQELLDNLSKRAPKAVESLVPAVLSIGGVQKVLQALVEENVSIRDLLTIVETLADYGGATQDPVQLTEYVRAKMGRTIVKPYTGEEGVLPIITMSPQIDEILGNAMRPAEQGGYLALEPGVAQRLIQAINKSTEDAMVADGQPILLVAPQLRAQLARLLTRFIPTLPVISQAEIPADVKIQSAATVEI, from the coding sequence ATGGCTCAGTCTTCAAACAAATCACTGGTCCCTCAGATAGACTACTCCAAGTTTGCCAAATCCGGCGATATTCTTCTTGCCAGTGGTGTTGTGACGATTCTCTTTGTCATGCTCATTCCGCTGCCGACACCCTTCATCGATTTTATGCTTACAGTCTCCATTTCTTTGGGACTCGTCATTCTGGTCACGGCCATGTTCATGACCTCTCCTCTTGAGTTTTCCATCTTTCCCTCCCTTCTGCTGGTCACCACTCTGCTCCGCTTGGCGCTCAACGTAGCGACTACGCGAGCCATTCTCCTGCATGGAGATGAAGGTTCGTCAGCGGCGGGATCAGTCATTGAGAGTTTCGGTGAATTCGTTGTCGGCGGTAACTATGTCATCGGCATCGTCATCTTCATGATTCTGTTTATCTTGAACAAAACCGTTATCGTCTCAGGTACAACCCGTATCGCTGAGGTCGCCGCCCGCTTCACCCTTGATGCCATGCCCGGTAAGCAGATGGCTGTTGAAGCCGACCTCAATGCAGGCCTCATCGATGAAAAGGAAGCCAATGAAAAACGTGAATACATGCGCCGTGAAGCCGACTTCTATGGAGCCATGGACGGTGCAGGCAAGTTCGTATCCGGTGATGTCAAAGCCGGCCTCATGATCACCGGCATCAACCTGATCGGCGGGTTCCTGATCGGTATCATTCAAAAAGACATGCAATGGATGGATGCCGCTCAGACATACACCCTGCTGACCATTGGTGATGGTCTGGTCGCGACTATCCCCTCGCTGATCATCTCGACCTCTGCCGGTATCATCGTTTCCCGCGCAGCAGCCGAGGCCAAGATGGGCGAAGAATTCATCGGCCAGCTTTCTTTCCACCACCGCGCTCTGAAACTGGTATCCGTCATCCTTGTAATCTTCGGTATCGTGCCGGGAATGCCGACAATCCCCTTCCTGACACTGGCAGTTATCGTCTTCGGAGTGGGATACTTCTCTGCCAAACAACAGGAAGAACTCGGCCTGCATGAAGAAGAACACGAACAAAAAGATGTTGGTACCCTTGATACCCCGGAAGAGGTACAGGCCCTGCTCCCGCTTGATCAACTGGAACTGGAAGTCGGATACGGACTCATTCCTCTCGTGGACGAAGAACAAAGCGGAAACCTGCTTTCACGCATTCGCTCCATCCGTCGGCAGTTTGCTCTGGACATGGGCGTTGTGGTCCCATCACTGCACCTGCGCGACAACCTTCAATTGAAGCCCGGCGAATACCGTGTGCTTATCAAGGGCAACCCTGTTGCCAGTGCGGAACTGCTGATCGACCATTATCTGGCCATGGACCCCGGCGATGCCAAACACCGTATCCAAGGCGTCGAAACCGTGGAACCTGCGTTCAATCTGCCTGCTGTCTGGATCCCGGAAGCACAGAAGGAAGAAGCCATGCTTGCAGGCTATACCGTTGTCGATCCGTCTACGGTTATTGCCACCCACCTCACGGAAGTCTTCAGACACAACCTGCACGAATTCCTTGGCCGCCAGGAAACCCAGGAGCTGCTGGACAACCTGTCCAAGCGTGCCCCCAAGGCTGTGGAAAGCCTTGTCCCGGCAGTGCTCTCCATCGGCGGTGTCCAGAAAGTGCTCCAGGCTCTGGTGGAAGAAAACGTCTCCATCCGCGACCTGCTCACCATCGTGGAAACACTGGCCGATTACGGCGGGGCCACTCAGGACCCGGTCCAACTCACGGAATATGTCCGTGCCAAAATGGGCAGAACCATCGTCAAGCCCTATACCGGAGAAGAAGGCGTACTGCCTATTATCACCATGAGTCCCCAGATAGACGAGATACTTGGAAACGCCATGCGCCCTGCCGAACAAGGTGGCTACCTGGCCTTGGAACCGGGAGTGGCACAACGCCTTATCCAGGCTATCAACAAATCCACTGAGGACGCCATGGTGGCGGACGGACAACCCATACTTTTGGTGGCTCCCCAGCTTAGAGCTCAACTCGCACGACTGTTGACCCGATTCATCCCGACCCTGCCGGTCATTTCTCAAGCCGAAATTCCAGCAGATGTCAAAATTCAGTCAGCAGCAACTGTCGAAATTTAG
- the lpxC gene encoding UDP-3-O-acyl-N-acetylglucosamine deacetylase, with amino-acid sequence MSQTTIHKSVRCTGIGLHSGKQVELVLRPAAEDTGILFSLRNGTGSIFMTPAPSLVVATSLATVLGDGHEAVATVEHLLAAVSGMGIDNIHIEVSGRELPIMDGSAASFVYLLKQAGVRKLNKARKVIAIKKVVEFEKDGKYIKAKPFDGLCIDYTIDFAHPLIGRQQMTLEVTPETFARDIAKARTFGFLKEVDYLHANGLALGGSLDNAVVLDEYGVLNAEGLRFKDEFVRHKLLDFVGDMAILGSPLHGHFEVFASGHALNNEFLRHLDENREMYLEEKTLPQPVVGEEVFGSEGEQPVTAVA; translated from the coding sequence ATGTCTCAGACTACTATACATAAATCAGTGCGTTGCACAGGAATCGGACTACACAGCGGTAAGCAGGTGGAGTTGGTTCTTCGTCCGGCCGCTGAGGATACCGGAATCCTGTTCTCCCTTCGTAATGGTACCGGTTCCATCTTCATGACCCCTGCCCCCTCTCTGGTCGTTGCGACCAGCCTGGCCACGGTGCTGGGGGACGGTCACGAGGCCGTTGCCACTGTAGAACATCTCCTGGCCGCAGTGAGTGGCATGGGAATCGATAATATTCATATAGAAGTATCCGGTCGTGAGCTGCCCATCATGGACGGTTCCGCCGCATCGTTTGTCTACCTTCTCAAGCAGGCCGGTGTGCGCAAGCTGAACAAGGCTCGCAAGGTTATCGCCATAAAGAAGGTCGTTGAGTTTGAAAAGGATGGCAAGTATATCAAGGCAAAGCCGTTTGATGGTTTGTGCATTGATTATACTATCGATTTTGCGCATCCCCTCATTGGTCGTCAGCAAATGACGCTGGAAGTGACGCCTGAGACATTTGCCAGGGACATTGCCAAGGCCCGCACATTCGGCTTCCTCAAGGAAGTTGATTACCTGCATGCCAATGGCCTGGCCCTCGGAGGCTCATTGGATAATGCTGTTGTTCTGGATGAATACGGCGTTCTCAATGCTGAAGGGTTGCGTTTCAAGGATGAATTCGTTCGTCACAAGTTGCTCGATTTCGTGGGTGATATGGCGATTCTCGGTTCTCCGTTGCATGGCCATTTTGAGGTCTTTGCTTCTGGGCATGCCTTGAATAATGAGTTCCTGCGTCATCTTGATGAGAATAGAGAGATGTATCTCGAAGAAAAGACCTTGCCTCAGCCCGTAGTTGGTGAGGAAGTCTTTGGGTCCGAGGGTGAACAGCCTGTCACCGCAGTAGCTTAA
- the prmC gene encoding peptide chain release factor N(5)-glutamine methyltransferase, which produces MSFTVQNYLVESEARLAGVDSPRLSAELLAAHVLGCSRLALVVDRNRVFSDTERAEIELLLKRREAGEPIAYILGEKEFYGLDFQVGPGVLIPRPETEHIIEEVEQLHSKDKDLHFADLGTGSGILAVTISHLFPQASCVAVDICQDALKIASENARMHGVEDRVECMEGDFTKRLFTGESFDFIVSNPPYVSQVEFEEASHEVTAFEPTGALVSGPEGLDHVRQMLPEVVHALRPGGHFFMEIGYKQGDAVKKIISQHFPQFEDVKVIPDLAGLDRVVFAQKV; this is translated from the coding sequence ATGTCTTTTACTGTCCAGAATTATCTTGTTGAATCCGAAGCTCGTCTTGCCGGTGTTGACTCGCCTCGTTTAAGTGCCGAGCTGCTGGCCGCCCATGTCCTTGGCTGTTCTCGACTTGCCCTTGTCGTGGATCGGAACAGGGTGTTTTCCGATACCGAAAGGGCTGAGATAGAGTTGCTTCTCAAGCGACGTGAGGCAGGGGAGCCGATTGCGTATATTCTAGGAGAAAAGGAATTCTATGGGCTCGATTTTCAAGTTGGCCCCGGTGTTTTGATTCCTCGTCCGGAAACCGAGCACATTATTGAAGAAGTTGAACAGCTTCACTCGAAAGATAAGGATCTGCATTTCGCTGACCTCGGTACCGGGTCCGGTATTTTGGCTGTCACCATTTCTCATTTGTTTCCCCAGGCCAGCTGCGTTGCTGTAGATATTTGTCAGGACGCTCTGAAAATTGCTTCAGAGAATGCGCGCATGCACGGTGTTGAGGATCGGGTTGAATGTATGGAAGGGGATTTCACGAAGCGTTTGTTTACCGGAGAGTCTTTCGACTTCATCGTTTCCAATCCGCCTTACGTCTCTCAAGTCGAGTTTGAAGAAGCAAGCCATGAGGTCACCGCTTTTGAGCCGACTGGAGCATTGGTGAGTGGTCCAGAAGGACTTGACCATGTGCGTCAAATGTTACCCGAGGTCGTTCATGCTCTGAGGCCAGGAGGGCATTTTTTCATGGAGATTGGCTATAAACAGGGTGACGCCGTAAAAAAAATCATCTCCCAGCACTTCCCGCAATTCGAGGATGTTAAGGTCATTCCCGATCTTGCGGGCCTTGATCGTGTGGTTTTTGCACAAAAAGTCTAA
- a CDS encoding flagellar biosynthesis protein FlhF has product MRMKTFRAATSTAAFAKVKAELGNDAVILSNKTITEDGCKGCEIVAAVDNQPVMSAPPNTKENVVDAALKESVGWQREWSQIKGQIMQLMKPQMDMDRLSPKQKIALEYLEREDVDEKVLTKIYCDLREDPKGSIMTTLDPMVKATPFTPRNWPNTFHAFAGPGGAGKTSTLVRLALKIKKESPRTRICLATADGGRGKGRLVLKHYAELSGLAFREIITRDDVALLQQEASQFDMILIDLPGLSGKTNLTEWTQLYGLQNLPELSIHLVLNPYYSTAQFERFVEKYKSEQLASVIWTKLDETCTFGLLLNMAFASGLPISALSYGTGLKNSIATAAEDSIWRLLFMRTLPNGDIQP; this is encoded by the coding sequence ATGAGAATGAAGACGTTCAGGGCCGCAACCTCCACAGCGGCATTTGCAAAGGTCAAGGCGGAACTTGGTAATGACGCCGTGATCCTGTCAAACAAGACCATCACCGAGGACGGATGCAAAGGCTGCGAAATAGTAGCCGCAGTGGACAACCAGCCGGTTATGTCCGCACCGCCGAACACGAAGGAAAACGTGGTCGACGCCGCGCTCAAGGAGAGCGTTGGGTGGCAGCGTGAGTGGAGCCAGATCAAGGGACAGATCATGCAGCTCATGAAGCCGCAAATGGATATGGATCGCCTCTCGCCCAAGCAGAAAATCGCTCTGGAGTATCTGGAACGAGAAGATGTGGACGAAAAAGTGCTGACAAAGATTTATTGTGACCTGCGAGAAGATCCGAAAGGGTCCATAATGACCACACTGGATCCCATGGTCAAAGCAACGCCGTTCACTCCCCGGAACTGGCCAAACACCTTTCATGCCTTTGCAGGGCCCGGCGGCGCAGGCAAGACCTCCACGCTGGTACGTCTGGCTCTCAAAATTAAAAAGGAAAGCCCCAGAACGCGTATCTGTCTGGCCACGGCCGATGGCGGGCGAGGCAAGGGGCGCCTTGTCCTCAAGCACTACGCAGAGCTTTCCGGCCTGGCTTTCAGGGAAATTATCACCCGGGACGATGTCGCTTTACTGCAACAGGAAGCTTCGCAGTTTGATATGATCCTCATTGACCTTCCCGGCCTTTCCGGCAAGACCAACCTCACAGAGTGGACGCAGCTCTACGGGTTGCAAAACCTCCCCGAGCTTTCCATACACCTTGTCCTCAACCCGTATTATAGCACCGCTCAATTCGAGCGTTTTGTCGAGAAATATAAAAGTGAACAACTTGCAAGCGTTATCTGGACGAAACTCGACGAAACCTGTACATTCGGTTTACTATTGAACATGGCGTTCGCCAGCGGGCTGCCGATTTCCGCCCTTTCGTACGGTACCGGTTTGAAAAACAGCATTGCCACGGCCGCAGAGGATTCCATTTGGCGTCTTTTGTTCATGCGCACACTACCTAATGGCGACATTCAACCTTAA
- a CDS encoding FliA/WhiG family RNA polymerase sigma factor — protein sequence MAILSSSGKNSSSKNDPWLDLEKGVKKWDEFSPRDRENIVRFYAPKIRILALRLKAKLPQSVELNELISAGSLGLLDALSKFNPELRIKFDTYSENRIKGAMLDELRRMDWFSRGLRQKVKVLEDAMRQIEHETGRPATAEQLQHHTGMTEKEVQNGLEALHNQVCLSLDSFQENLIGQKNMTDDEPFQSAAFQEIVDKVANLIEELTPREKLVISLYYGEELNMKETAEVMDITEGRVSQLHSQALIKLRKTFRDRYENE from the coding sequence ATGGCAATATTAAGTTCTTCTGGAAAAAACTCCTCTTCCAAGAACGATCCGTGGCTTGATCTGGAAAAGGGCGTCAAAAAATGGGACGAGTTCTCACCCAGAGACAGGGAGAACATCGTCCGCTTCTACGCGCCCAAAATTCGGATTCTCGCTCTCAGACTCAAGGCAAAACTGCCGCAAAGTGTTGAACTCAACGAGCTCATCAGTGCAGGTAGTCTTGGTCTGCTTGACGCCTTGAGTAAGTTCAATCCGGAATTGCGCATCAAGTTTGACACGTACTCGGAAAACCGCATCAAGGGAGCCATGCTAGACGAGTTGCGCCGCATGGACTGGTTTTCGAGAGGGCTCAGGCAAAAAGTCAAAGTGCTCGAAGACGCCATGCGTCAAATTGAGCATGAAACAGGTCGTCCGGCCACTGCGGAGCAGCTGCAGCACCACACAGGCATGACCGAAAAAGAGGTGCAGAATGGACTTGAAGCACTTCATAATCAAGTGTGTCTGAGTCTTGATAGTTTTCAGGAAAATTTAATAGGTCAAAAAAACATGACTGATGATGAACCATTTCAGTCTGCGGCCTTTCAGGAGATTGTTGACAAAGTAGCCAATCTCATTGAAGAATTGACGCCAAGAGAAAAATTGGTCATATCTTTATATTATGGCGAGGAATTGAACATGAAGGAAACTGCCGAGGTTATGGACATAACCGAAGGTCGGGTTTCCCAACTGCATTCTCAAGCATTGATTAAATTGAGAAAAACGTTCCGAGACCGATATGAGAACGAATAG
- the rpmE gene encoding 50S ribosomal protein L31 codes for MKNDIHPKTFKAKIRCHCGYESELLTTKGEELEVEICSNCHPFYTGKQRFVDTAGRIDRFRKKYGDLNSLAKK; via the coding sequence ATGAAAAACGATATTCATCCCAAGACCTTCAAGGCAAAAATCCGTTGCCATTGCGGCTACGAGTCCGAGCTTCTGACCACCAAGGGTGAAGAGCTGGAAGTTGAAATCTGTTCCAACTGCCACCCCTTCTACACCGGCAAGCAGCGTTTCGTTGATACCGCTGGTCGTATTGATCGCTTCCGTAAAAAATACGGAGATCTCAATAGCCTGGCCAAGAAGTAG
- a CDS encoding chemotaxis response regulator CheY — MSYDKNMRVLVVDDFSTMRKIIKNILRQIGFTNIVEADDGSTAWEVLNKDNIDFIVSDWNMPTMSGIELLRKVRGSEEYADIPFLMVTAEAQQENIIEAVQAKVSNYIVKPFTPETLGQKIDKIFA, encoded by the coding sequence ATGAGTTACGATAAAAACATGCGCGTTCTGGTTGTAGATGATTTCTCCACCATGCGTAAAATTATCAAGAATATTCTTCGTCAGATTGGCTTTACCAATATCGTTGAAGCCGATGATGGTTCCACCGCCTGGGAAGTCCTGAACAAAGACAACATCGACTTCATTGTCTCCGACTGGAACATGCCGACCATGTCCGGTATCGAGCTGCTCCGCAAGGTTCGCGGAAGCGAAGAATACGCAGATATTCCTTTCCTGATGGTTACCGCTGAAGCACAGCAGGAGAACATCATTGAAGCTGTCCAGGCCAAAGTGTCCAATTATATCGTCAAGCCGTTCACTCCCGAAACACTGGGCCAGAAGATCGACAAAATCTTCGCCTAA
- the prfA gene encoding peptide chain release factor 1, producing the protein MFGKLAEIEVKFKELEQELAQPDIFNDQERYKKVSKAHADLGVVVSAMNNYKQVAQEIQDNKEMLNDSDPDIQEMAKAELAELEPQLPALEEKLKVLLLPKDPMDDKNILLEIRAGTGGDEAALFAADLYRMYTRYAEVNKWTVEEISSNTTGSGGLKEVIASISGDKVYSILKYESGTHRVQRVPATESQGRIHTSAVTVAIMAEAEEVDVHIRNEDIRVDVFRASGPGGQSVNTTDSAIRITHDPTGLVVICQDEKSQHKNKAKAMKVLRSRLLQHEQEKAKAEEDATRRSQVGSGDRSERIRTYNYPQGRVSDHRINLTLHKLPQIMEGDLTELTEALINHFQSEALKHQAD; encoded by the coding sequence ATGTTCGGCAAGCTCGCAGAAATTGAAGTAAAATTTAAGGAATTGGAACAGGAGCTTGCCCAGCCCGATATTTTCAATGACCAGGAACGGTACAAGAAAGTATCCAAGGCGCATGCCGATCTTGGGGTCGTGGTTTCGGCCATGAACAACTATAAGCAGGTCGCGCAGGAGATTCAGGACAACAAGGAGATGTTGAATGACTCCGATCCTGATATCCAGGAGATGGCCAAAGCCGAGCTTGCGGAACTCGAACCGCAGTTGCCGGCGCTTGAAGAAAAACTGAAAGTCCTGTTGCTGCCGAAAGACCCGATGGATGATAAGAATATTCTTCTTGAAATCCGTGCAGGTACCGGTGGCGATGAAGCCGCTCTTTTTGCCGCAGACCTTTATCGCATGTACACCCGCTATGCAGAGGTGAACAAGTGGACCGTTGAGGAGATCAGCTCCAATACCACGGGGTCCGGTGGACTCAAGGAAGTCATTGCTTCCATCTCCGGGGACAAGGTCTACAGTATCCTCAAATATGAATCCGGTACTCACCGCGTACAGCGTGTGCCGGCCACGGAGTCCCAGGGACGCATCCATACGTCTGCGGTTACTGTCGCCATCATGGCTGAAGCCGAAGAAGTGGATGTCCATATCCGTAACGAAGATATTCGTGTCGATGTTTTCCGTGCTTCCGGCCCTGGCGGTCAGTCTGTCAATACGACTGACTCTGCCATCCGCATTACGCATGATCCGACCGGCCTTGTTGTTATCTGCCAGGATGAAAAATCCCAGCACAAGAACAAAGCCAAGGCCATGAAGGTGTTGCGCTCTCGCTTGCTTCAGCATGAGCAGGAGAAGGCCAAAGCCGAGGAAGATGCCACCCGCCGCAGCCAGGTCGGGTCTGGCGACCGCTCCGAACGTATTCGCACATACAACTATCCCCAGGGGCGTGTGTCTGATCATCGTATCAATTTGACGCTGCATAAGTTGCCGCAGATCATGGAAGGTGACCTGACCGAGTTGACGGAAGCCTTGATCAATCATTTTCAGTCAGAAGCTCTGAAACACCAAGCCGATTAA
- a CDS encoding flagellar basal body-associated FliL family protein produces MVLLVPDDAEDATEKAGSEQPKAQLDDSEASKATQKVDLDLDDAPFLEDEDEEEEIAEVEEETPLLTEKEEDSKPGLASLFKNKLFLGSLGIIVLLLFVIVFLIFDEPEPPPPPPIPVEETVAEEEAPPLVEETPEIIIRLDPFLIEKKDKQGKIRFLEVRVLVSTEDDGLSRQFKQETYTVRNALFYYLKNKDLQFLSDKENSEKLKKELLGIINQYMGFGQFDTLMFEQYLVR; encoded by the coding sequence ATGGTTTTGCTTGTCCCGGACGACGCAGAAGATGCAACCGAAAAGGCTGGATCCGAACAGCCCAAGGCCCAACTTGACGATTCAGAAGCAAGCAAAGCCACGCAAAAGGTCGATCTCGACCTTGACGATGCGCCATTTCTTGAGGACGAGGACGAAGAAGAAGAGATAGCCGAAGTAGAGGAGGAAACTCCTCTTCTAACGGAAAAAGAAGAGGACTCTAAACCAGGACTGGCCTCCCTCTTCAAGAACAAGCTCTTTCTTGGTAGCCTTGGGATCATTGTCCTCCTCCTCTTTGTCATCGTATTTTTGATTTTCGATGAACCTGAACCGCCACCTCCTCCGCCTATCCCTGTTGAAGAGACTGTAGCCGAAGAAGAAGCTCCTCCACTTGTGGAGGAGACACCGGAAATAATTATTCGGCTCGATCCGTTTCTCATCGAAAAGAAAGACAAACAGGGCAAAATTCGTTTTCTTGAAGTCCGTGTCCTCGTCTCAACAGAAGACGATGGGCTGTCCAGACAATTCAAACAGGAAACATACACGGTTCGTAATGCGCTGTTCTACTACCTCAAGAATAAGGATTTACAGTTTTTATCCGATAAAGAGAATAGTGAGAAACTCAAGAAGGAATTACTGGGAATCATAAACCAATATATGGGTTTTGGTCAGTTCGATACACTGATGTTCGAACAATATCTTGTGAGGTAA
- a CDS encoding MinD/ParA family protein, translating to MSSNLPMVLSVTSGKGGVGKTNMSVNLAYSLSAAGKNVILLDADLGLANVDVILGVAPKLNLFHLFHENMTIDKILYETPYGFRILPASSGVSDMVSLDTGQKLDLLDAMDTLDDKIDYFIVDTGAGINDNVLYFNLAVQERLLVITPEPTSLTDAYALIKVLKLHHGVERFRVLVNMVKDKKTAKDVYIKLLNACDHFLDGISLDLVGFIPFDPNVRNAVIAQTPFCHKFPKTPASVAVRQTAQIINTWQATNNTDGNIKFFWKKLLFQERSVA from the coding sequence ATGAGTTCGAATTTACCTATGGTTCTCTCGGTAACCTCCGGCAAGGGCGGTGTTGGCAAGACCAACATGTCAGTCAACCTTGCGTACTCTCTCAGTGCCGCGGGCAAAAATGTCATCCTGCTCGACGCCGACCTCGGGTTGGCCAATGTGGACGTCATTCTTGGAGTGGCCCCGAAGCTCAATCTTTTCCATCTCTTCCATGAGAACATGACCATAGACAAGATCCTGTATGAAACGCCGTACGGATTCCGTATCCTGCCCGCCTCTTCAGGCGTCAGCGACATGGTCAGTCTTGACACAGGCCAGAAACTCGACCTTCTGGATGCCATGGATACTCTGGACGACAAAATCGACTACTTCATCGTGGATACGGGCGCAGGCATCAACGACAATGTCCTCTACTTCAATCTTGCCGTGCAGGAACGTCTCCTTGTCATCACTCCCGAACCCACGTCCCTGACAGACGCATATGCCCTCATCAAGGTACTCAAGCTACACCACGGCGTAGAACGCTTCCGTGTACTGGTGAACATGGTCAAGGACAAGAAGACAGCCAAAGACGTCTACATCAAACTCCTGAATGCCTGTGACCATTTTCTGGATGGCATTTCACTTGATCTTGTGGGCTTTATCCCCTTTGATCCCAACGTCCGCAACGCGGTGATTGCTCAAACACCGTTTTGTCATAAATTTCCCAAGACTCCGGCCAGTGTGGCCGTGCGTCAAACGGCTCAGATAATAAACACCTGGCAGGCGACAAACAATACCGATGGCAATATTAAGTTCTTCTGGAAAAAACTCCTCTTCCAAGAACGATCCGTGGCTTGA